From the genome of Arthrobacter sp. SLBN-122:
GCGGACCTGGATGGTGGAGAAGTTGTCTTCGTCTTTGCCGACTTCGAGCAGGGAGACGTCGAAGGTACCGCCGCCGAGGTCGAAGACCAGGATGAGTTCGTCTTCCTTGCCCTTGTCCAGGCCGTAGGCGAGGGCTGCGGCGGTGGGCTCGTTGACGATGCGCAGGACGTTCAGGCCTGCAATTTCGCCGGCTTCCTTGGTGGCCTGGCGCTCGGCGTCGTTGAAGTAGGCCGGGACGGTGATGACGGCGTCCGTGACCTTTTCACCCAGGTAGGACTCGGCGTCGTTCTTCAGCTTCATGAGGATACGCGCGGAGATTTCCTGCGGGGTGTACTTCTTGGCGTCGATGTCCACCTTCCAGTCGGTGCCCATGTGGCGCTTGACCGATGCGATGGTGCGCTCGATGTTGTTGACGGCCTGGCGCTTGGCGATCTCGCCAACCAGGACCTCGCCGGACTTGGAGAATGCAACGACCGACGGCGTGGTGCGGCCACCCTCGGCGTTGGCAATAACGGTGGGCTCGCCACCTTCGAGAACGGAGACGACGGAGTTGGTGGTTCCGAGGTCAATACCTACTGCACGTGACATGTGTTGCTTCCTTCTTTCCTTGGAAACTGGTTGGCGCCCTAAGCATTGAGCGTTCTGCACTCAACTTTACTCAGGGCGCCAGCGATGTCAATTCAAAGTTGAGTGTGGTCGGCTCAACTTTGGAGACCATGTCAGGCTTTTAGCTCGATAATCCTTTGATTCCGGGCTTTCGTGCGCAGGATTACGACGGCGACCCAGGGTTTCGCCTTAGGAGAACGTAACGCCGGGCTGCTTAGCGCTCCGTATCCCGGTCGCCATGGAGCGGGCCGCGCTCTTCCGCCGTCGTTTGAACCTGGCGATCGGTGAGTCCTTCACGGATGGACTCCTCCGTGCGGCGGCCCGCAGTGCCGGCATCGCCGTAGTCGCCTTCCTCGTACTCGCCGTCAGCAACGTCGCGTTCGGCAGCGCCGCGTTCGGGCTCGTTGTTCGTGCCGGAGCCGCCGTAGTCGCCGTCCACGTACTGCCCGCCCTCTCCCGCGCCAGCAGCAGGAGTCGAGACTGTTCCGGCAGCGCCGTAATCGCCCTCCGGATATTGCTCACCCAGTTCCCCGGCCGGCCTTTCCACGGCCCCGGCGTCGCCGTAGTCGCCGTCCACGTACTGCCCGCCTTCCCCTTCAAGTCCGGGGGCGCTGCTGCCCTTGCGGGGCTCCTCGGCTGCAACTTCAGGGTTCTCAGTCATGGTGCATCTCTCCTTCGAGGCTCCGCGTCCATGCGGGCGCACTGGCAGTCTATCGACGGCCCGGGCGCATCAACAGGGCTTCGCCGGCACTTATCGGGAGGCCCGGACCGGCAGTCCGGCGACGCCTGCCAGCACGGCGAGGTGATGGTCGAAGAGCTCCGCAGGAGCCCTGAACGTGTCCGGCCCGTACTGGTTGAACACCTCAAAACTGACCGCGCCGGAGAGGGAGCTCCACACCAGGACACCCCGCGCCACGAGCTCCTCTGGGAGGTCCAGGCCGTACTCCGAACGGATGGCGGCCAGGTCGGCGGCCAGGGTTGGCGGCAGCTGCGGGGAGCCTTCGGCCGGAAGTGACAACTGGCCGGCCCGGGAAGCCGCGTCCAGGATCCCGATGAGGCTGACGATGACCCTTGTGCCGGGACCCGTGGTGCGCTCGGCAGGGGCGCTGTAGCCGGGAACGGGGCTGCCGAAAAGGAGCGCGTAGCTGGCGGGCTCGCGCACGGCCCATTCCCGGACAGCCCTGCCCAGCGCCAGGAAGCGGGCACCATGGTCACCTTCCGGAGCCTGGGCGACGGCGGCGTCCACTTCGTCCCCGAGCTCGCCGAAGGCGTCGATCAGCAACAGGGTCAGCAGCTCATCGCGGCTCTCCACGTAACGGTAGACGGCGGAGGACACCACCCCCAGGTCCCTCGCCACCGCCCGCAGGGAGAGCGCGGCCGCACCATGAGTGGCGAGGTGCTGCCGGCCCAGGCGGACAATGTCCACGATGGTCTGCGCCCTTGCCCGCTGCCGGGGCGTGAGCGGGCGGTCAAGGCCGGCGGCTGTTTCCTGGGCTTCAGTCACCGGTCCAGCATGCCACAATGGAGAGCGCGGGAATCAAAAGAGAGCACCGCTCTTGACTTTGGCCAAGACTCGGCCCCATGCTGTTTCTGAGAGCACTGCTCTCGGAAACTGGAACGAGGAGGACAAGTGGCAGATGTGCATGTAGTGACGGGAGCTGGACCGGTGGGATGGACGGTGGCCGAACAGCTGGCAGACCTGGGGCGGCGGGTGCGCGTCCTGACTCGTTCGGGCAGCGGACCCCGGCACCCGCTCATCGAACGCATTGCCGGGGATGCAAAGGATCCGGACATTCTGCGCACTGCCCTTGCCGGCGCCGAGGCCGTCTTCCACTGCATCCACGGGTCGGCCTACACCGCCTCGGCATGGCAGTCCGAACTGCCCGCCGCCGAGCAGGCAGTCCTGGCCGCCGCGCAGGAAGCAGGCGCCGTCGTTGTATTCCCCGAAAGCCTCTACTCCTACTCCCAGCCGGACCGCGTGATGACGGAAGACAGTCCCCGCGTTGCTGGCGGCGGCAAGCGCGGCGTGCGGACTGAATTGCTTCGGGCCCGTGCGGCCGCAGCCGCTCCTGCCGTGAGCGTGGTGGCGGGCGACTTCTTTGGGCCCCGCGTCCGGATGGCGCACGGCGGCGAGCGCATGGTGGTGCCGATCCTGGCAGGGAAGAACGTCAGCGTCATCGGCAGCTCCCGCCAGCCGCACTCGTTCACGTACGTCCCTGACCTGGCCAGGGCAATGATCGCCGCGGCAGACAGGCCCTCCGCCTGGAAAACCGTGTGGCACGCACCCACAGGCCCGGCGCTCACCCAGACGGAACTTGCCCACGCCTTCGCCGCAGCGGCGGGACGGCCAGCTCCCAAAGTGCATGTCCTGCCTGGCTGGACGTTCCGGACGGCAGGCCTTGTCTCAGCCGGTGCCCGAGAACTGGCCGAGATGCTGTACCAGTTCGAGCGGCCGTTCATCATGGACTCGGCCGCGTCGCAGGCAGCCCTGGACGTCAGCCCCACCCCGCTGGAAACGGCTGCTGCCGCCACCGTGGACTGGTGGCGGCAGCAGGGGTAGTGCTCCGGGCGGCGAGGGGCCCAGTGTTAGCGGCTGGGAACCTCTTCCAGGGGTTCGACGCCGGGCTCCCGCGGCCGTGCAGCGCTCGGGCCGTCCGTGCGTCCCAGCTTGCTGGGCCACCAGATCTTCGGTCCGATGTCGTAGGCCAGGGCCGGCACCAGCAGCGAGCGCACCAGGACGGTGTCCAGCAGCACACCGAACGCCACAATGAACGCCAGCTGGACCAGGAACATGATGGGAATGACGCCCAGCGCCGCGAACGTGGCGGCGAGCACCACGCCTGCGGAGGTGATGACACCGCCGGTCACCACCAGGCCGCGGAGGATGCCGGGCCGGGTGCCGTGCTTAAGGGATTCCTCCCGGACCCGGCTCATCAGGAAGATGTTGTAGTCCACGCCCAGGGCCACCAGAAACACGAAGCCGAACAGCGGCACTGTGGCATCGGCGCCGGGGAAGCCAAAGATGTTGTTGAAGACGAAGGCCGACACGCCAAGCGCCGCCGCGTAGGAAAGCACCACGGAGAGCACCAGCAGGACCGGCGCCACGATGGAGCGCAGCAGCAGCATCAGGATGAAGAGGATCACCACCAGGACCACGGGGATGATGACCACCAGGTCATGCTGGGCGGTGGTGTTGGTGTCGAGCGCGGTGGCGGTGACGCCGCCCACCAGGGCGCCGGGGTCGACAGCCTTCACCTCGGTGCGCAGGGCCTTGACGGTTTCCTCCGCCTCCAGCGAGTCGGCCGCATCGTTGAGGGTGGCGTTGATGATCACCCTTCCGTCCCGGACGTCCGGGGCGCTGGGAGCTCCGGGGGCTCCGGTGATGGGCACACTGCCCGGGCCCAGCAGGTAAGCCTCGCCCACGCCGTCGTCCGCTTTCACGCGGTCCAGCACCTCGGCCGCCTTGGCCTGGTCGGCAATGACGACGGCGGGGCTGCCGCTGCCGGCGTCGAAGTGGCGGGCCAACGCGTCCTGGCCGTCAACGGCGTTGGAGGCGGTGAGGATGACGTCGGTCTGCGGCACGCCGTTGGCCTTGAGCTGGAACAGGCCGCCTGCCGCAACCAGCAGCAGGAGGACCGAGGCCACCCAGACGGTCCGGGGCCGCCGTGCCACCAGCGAACCGGTGGCACGCCACAGCCCCTTCTGGCCTTCCAGACCCGTGACCAGCTCGGGTTCACGCTGGTCTGCGGGGAGGAGTTTGGGGCGGAACGGCCAGAAGGCGGCACGGCCCAGCAGTGCCATCAGCGCGGGCAGCAGGGTCAGCGCGGCGAACAGGGCGCACAGGATGCCTGCGGCAGCCACGGGGCCCAGGGCCTTGTTGGAGTTCAGGTCGGAGAAGAGCAGGCACAGCAGCGCAATGATCACGGTGGCGCCGGAGGCCAGGATGGGCTCGAAGGAGGCCTTCCATGCGGTGAGGACGGCGGCCGTGCGGTTGGTGGTGTGGGTGAGCGCTTCCCGGAAGCGTGCCACGAACAGCAGGGCGTAGTCCGTGGCCGCGCCGATCACCAGGATGGAGAGGATGCCCTGGCTTTGGCCGTTGAGTTGGATCCAGCCGGCCTTGGCCATGCCGAACACCAGCAGGATTGCCGCGCACAGGGCAAACACGGATGTCAGCAGCACCATGATGGGCAGCAGGAGGGACCGGTAGACGATGAGGAGGATCACGAACACGGCGGACAGGGCAACCAGCAGGAGGATGCCGTCAATGCCGCCGAAGGCTGCGGTGAGGTCGGCTGCGAGGCCGGCTGGGCCGGTCACGAATGTCTGCGTGCCCTCCGGTGCTGCTTCCGTCACCGTTTCGCGGAGTTCCTTGGCCGCGTCCTTGACCTCAACCGAGGACCCGACCGGGACCACGAACTGGACTGCCTTGGCGTCCTTGGATGGAATCGGGCCAATCACCGTGCTGCCCAGCTTGAGCTCTTCAAGGCTGGCCTTGAGCGTGGCCAGTTCCCCCAGTTGCGCGGGCGTGAAAGCCTCGTTCTTCTCGATGACAATGATGCCCGGAACCTCGTCCGAGTCACGGAACTTTGCCTGCCAGTCCTGGGCCTCGGTGGCCTCGGCGCTGGCGGGCAGGAACGACGCCTGGTCGTTGGAGGACACCTCCTCCAGCCGGCCGAATGTGGGGCCGCCAACCCCGGCCAGTCCCAGCCAGGTCAGCACCAGGATGACGGGGACCAGCCAGCGCAGCCAGAAAGGGACTCGCTCCTTGGCAACTTTTGTGCGGTTCATGGCGCCTTCCATCAATAAGCGGGTGGAGTAGTATTTGTTCCAGCATAGATTATCTCCATGATAGACATAAGTGGCTGCCAAGCTTTTTTCAGCTGCTGAAGACGCAAGCGGACCTGCAGTAATATCCGTCAGTACGGCCGGACAGAAACGTTCGCGTGGAACAAGGAATGCAGGGAGGTGGACATGGCAGGGAAAACTTCGCCTGATGCGGCCCCGGGTCCGCTCGCCGGCGCGCCCGGAGGTCCCCCTCACCCACTGCTGCGCCTTCTGCAGGAGTTCACCATGGAGGCCAACCGCTACGTGGATGTTGCCGGCGGCCGGAAGGACATGCACCGCACTGACATGAATGCCCTGGCCGTCATCATGCGCCACACGGCAGCCGGCAGCGTGGTGACGCCCGGGGTCCTGCGTAAGGAGCTGAACCTGAGTTCCCCGGCCACCACCGCCCTGATCGACCGGCTGGACAAGTCGGGGCACATCGTGCGCGAACGGAACAGCGCGGACCGGCGGCAGGTCCAACTGAAGATGACTCCCAAGGCGTTCCGGGAGGGCGGGGCCGTCTTCGCTCCCCTGGCGCAGCATATGGGCAGCGCCATGGCCGCCTTCTCGGAAGAGGAGCTGGAAACCGTCACGCGCTTCATGACGGCGATGGTGGAAGCCACGGTGGCGGCAAGGACAGAGTCCGGGTAACCGCAAGCTGGCCGTGGTTGGGGGTAGCGTTTGGTTATGAGTGCGCAGCAGCCTGAAGACGACGTTTACACGCACGGCCACCACGAATCCGTGGTCCGCGCCCATGCCGCCAGGACCGCCGAAAATTCCGCGGCGTTCGTCCTTCCGCACCTCACTCCCGGCTCGACACTGCTGGACGTCGGCTGCGGCCCCGGCACCATCACCTGCGACTTTGCCGCCTTGGTGAGTCCTGGGAAGGTCACAGGCCTGGACCGCTCGCCGGACATCATTGCCCAGGCGCAAGCCCTCGCCGTCGAGCGGGAAGTACCCAACGTGGAATTCGTAGCCGGCAACATCTACGATCTCGACTTTGCGGACGAAACGTTCGACGTCGTCCACGCCCATCAGGTGCTCCAGCACCTGACCGACCCCGTTGAGGCGCTGCGTGAAATGCGGCGCGTCGCCAAGCCGGGCGGCATCGTGGCAGTGCGCGACGCCGACTTCCACGGCATGAGCTGGTACCCCGCCGTCCCTGAGCTGGACGAGTGGATGGACCTCTACCAGCGCATTGCACGCCGGAACGGAGCGGAGCCCGATGCCGGGCGGCGATTGGTCAGCTGGGCTCAGGCGGCGGGATTCACCGACGTTGCCCCCAGCAGCAGCAACTGGCTTTATGCCACGGCCCAACAGCGCCGCTGGCAGGCGCGCGTCTGGGGTGAGCGGGTGCTGCACTCGGCCTTCGCGGAACAGGCGCTGGAGTACGGATTCGCGAACCCGGCAGACCTTGCCAGGATTTCTGCCGGCTGGCACCGCTGGGGCTCCACCGACGACGGCTGGTTCCTGATCCCGAACGGGGAGGTCATCGCCAGGGCCTAGGATCGTCGTTATCCACATGGCTCCTCCACGGCCGCCCGCCGCCGCGTCGCCGCGTCGCCGGGAATAGCCTCGAGTGATGACGTACTACAGCGAGAACGAATACTGGGCGGAACCTTATGCGGTGGAGGTTGACCAAGTAGAGTTGGTCAACATGGGGCAGTACAACGTCCAGGAAGCCAAGACCCGCCTATCCGAGCTGCTGAACCTCGTCGAACGCGGTGAGGACGTGGTCATCGCCAAGGCCGGCAGGCCGGTAGCGCGGCTGGTGAAGATAGAGCGCCCCTACAAGCGGGAACTGGGTTTCCTTGGCCCCCTCCACATCCCATACGACTTCTATGAGCCGTGGACTGACGAGGAGATGGGAATCGTCGAGTGATGCAGCTGCTGCTGGACACCCACGTCTTCCTGTGGTCCATCGCTGAACCGAAGAAACTCTCGGCGAAAGCCAGAAATGCGATCATCAAACTTGAAAACCACGTCTACGTCTCGCCCGTAACCGCGTATGAACTGTCGTACAAGCACCGCCAGGGAAAGCTGCCTTCCGGCGCGGCGATCGTAACGAGCTTTGGGCGCCAAATCGCCCATCTCTACGCCTCCGAGCTCGGAATCAGCGCATCCCATGCACTTGCCGCAGGACAGCTCGAATGGGACCACAGAGACCCCTTTGACCGGCTGCTGGCGGCGCAGGCCATGGTGGAGGGGTTCACACTTGTCACTGCCGACCAAAACCTCCAGGCCTTCGAACCGGTGACCACTTTGTGGTGAAGGCCGGCGCCTGGACCGGGCCGAGTAAGATTGATCAGTGCAATTCTCTCTCTGGCTGGCCCTGGCGGGCGCAGGCGCCCTGATCAGCTTCACCCCGGGTGCCGGGGCCATCAACACCATGAGCAACTCGCTGAACGCGGGCTTCCGCCGCTCCATCTGGGGAATCCTTGGCCAGCAGGCAGCGCTGGTGGTGCACGTGCTGATCGTGGCCCTGGGTGTTGGCGTCCTGGTGGCCAGTTCACCCCTTGCCTTCAACGTGAT
Proteins encoded in this window:
- a CDS encoding TetR/AcrR family transcriptional regulator, with the translated sequence MTEAQETAAGLDRPLTPRQRARAQTIVDIVRLGRQHLATHGAAALSLRAVARDLGVVSSAVYRYVESRDELLTLLLIDAFGELGDEVDAAVAQAPEGDHGARFLALGRAVREWAVREPASYALLFGSPVPGYSAPAERTTGPGTRVIVSLIGILDAASRAGQLSLPAEGSPQLPPTLAADLAAIRSEYGLDLPEELVARGVLVWSSLSGAVSFEVFNQYGPDTFRAPAELFDHHLAVLAGVAGLPVRASR
- a CDS encoding NAD-dependent epimerase/dehydratase family protein, yielding MADVHVVTGAGPVGWTVAEQLADLGRRVRVLTRSGSGPRHPLIERIAGDAKDPDILRTALAGAEAVFHCIHGSAYTASAWQSELPAAEQAVLAAAQEAGAVVVFPESLYSYSQPDRVMTEDSPRVAGGGKRGVRTELLRARAAAAAPAVSVVAGDFFGPRVRMAHGGERMVVPILAGKNVSVIGSSRQPHSFTYVPDLARAMIAAADRPSAWKTVWHAPTGPALTQTELAHAFAAAAGRPAPKVHVLPGWTFRTAGLVSAGARELAEMLYQFERPFIMDSAASQAALDVSPTPLETAAAATVDWWRQQG
- a CDS encoding MMPL family transporter, yielding MNRTKVAKERVPFWLRWLVPVILVLTWLGLAGVGGPTFGRLEEVSSNDQASFLPASAEATEAQDWQAKFRDSDEVPGIIVIEKNEAFTPAQLGELATLKASLEELKLGSTVIGPIPSKDAKAVQFVVPVGSSVEVKDAAKELRETVTEAAPEGTQTFVTGPAGLAADLTAAFGGIDGILLLVALSAVFVILLIVYRSLLLPIMVLLTSVFALCAAILLVFGMAKAGWIQLNGQSQGILSILVIGAATDYALLFVARFREALTHTTNRTAAVLTAWKASFEPILASGATVIIALLCLLFSDLNSNKALGPVAAAGILCALFAALTLLPALMALLGRAAFWPFRPKLLPADQREPELVTGLEGQKGLWRATGSLVARRPRTVWVASVLLLLVAAGGLFQLKANGVPQTDVILTASNAVDGQDALARHFDAGSGSPAVVIADQAKAAEVLDRVKADDGVGEAYLLGPGSVPITGAPGAPSAPDVRDGRVIINATLNDAADSLEAEETVKALRTEVKAVDPGALVGGVTATALDTNTTAQHDLVVIIPVVLVVILFILMLLLRSIVAPVLLVLSVVLSYAAALGVSAFVFNNIFGFPGADATVPLFGFVFLVALGVDYNIFLMSRVREESLKHGTRPGILRGLVVTGGVITSAGVVLAATFAALGVIPIMFLVQLAFIVAFGVLLDTVLVRSLLVPALAYDIGPKIWWPSKLGRTDGPSAARPREPGVEPLEEVPSR
- a CDS encoding MarR family winged helix-turn-helix transcriptional regulator, giving the protein MAGKTSPDAAPGPLAGAPGGPPHPLLRLLQEFTMEANRYVDVAGGRKDMHRTDMNALAVIMRHTAAGSVVTPGVLRKELNLSSPATTALIDRLDKSGHIVRERNSADRRQVQLKMTPKAFREGGAVFAPLAQHMGSAMAAFSEEELETVTRFMTAMVEATVAARTESG
- a CDS encoding methyltransferase domain-containing protein — translated: MSAQQPEDDVYTHGHHESVVRAHAARTAENSAAFVLPHLTPGSTLLDVGCGPGTITCDFAALVSPGKVTGLDRSPDIIAQAQALAVEREVPNVEFVAGNIYDLDFADETFDVVHAHQVLQHLTDPVEALREMRRVAKPGGIVAVRDADFHGMSWYPAVPELDEWMDLYQRIARRNGAEPDAGRRLVSWAQAAGFTDVAPSSSNWLYATAQQRRWQARVWGERVLHSAFAEQALEYGFANPADLARISAGWHRWGSTDDGWFLIPNGEVIARA
- a CDS encoding type II toxin-antitoxin system Phd/YefM family antitoxin, giving the protein MTYYSENEYWAEPYAVEVDQVELVNMGQYNVQEAKTRLSELLNLVERGEDVVIAKAGRPVARLVKIERPYKRELGFLGPLHIPYDFYEPWTDEEMGIVE
- a CDS encoding type II toxin-antitoxin system VapC family toxin; protein product: MQLLLDTHVFLWSIAEPKKLSAKARNAIIKLENHVYVSPVTAYELSYKHRQGKLPSGAAIVTSFGRQIAHLYASELGISASHALAAGQLEWDHRDPFDRLLAAQAMVEGFTLVTADQNLQAFEPVTTLW